The Acuticoccus sediminis DNA segment CTTCCTGCTGGTGGCGGGCCTCGTCGGCGGCGTCGCGGCGCTCGTCATCGGACAGCGCATGTACACGGCCGAAGGGCCGCTGCAGCAGGATGTCGCCATCCTGATCGAGCGCGGCTCCGCGCTGGAGTTCATCGCGCGCGGGCTCGAAGAGCAGGGCATCATCACCAACCAGTACGTGTTCCTGGCCGCCGCGCAGGCGACCGGCGCGGCCGGGAAGATGCAGGCGGGCGAGTACATGATCCCCGCCCGCTCCTCGATGGAGCAGGTGATGCAGCGGATCGCCTCGGGCGACGTGATCCAGCACCAGATCACCTTCGCCGAGGGGCTGACCTCCTACCAGGTCGTCCAGCGCATGCTGGAGAACGACATCCTGACCGGTCCGGTCGCGGAGATCCCTCCCGAGGGCTCGCTCCTCCCGGAGACCTACCGGATCACCCGCGGGATGCCGCGCGAGCGCCTGATCGACAGCATGAAGGCGGCGCACAACCGCGCGGTGGAGCGCATCTGGGCCGCCCGCAGCCCGGACCTTCCGATCGATTCGCCCGCCGAACTCGTGGTGCTCGCCTCGATCGTCGAGAAGGAGACCGGGGTCGACGGTGAGCGCGGGCGTGTCGCGGCGGTGTTCGAGAACCGCC contains these protein-coding regions:
- the mltG gene encoding endolytic transglycosylase MltG, which codes for MPKGKRRSRVARHPVVLFANMLLFLLVAGLVGGVAALVIGQRMYTAEGPLQQDVAILIERGSALEFIARGLEEQGIITNQYVFLAAAQATGAAGKMQAGEYMIPARSSMEQVMQRIASGDVIQHQITFAEGLTSYQVVQRMLENDILTGPVAEIPPEGSLLPETYRITRGMPRERLIDSMKAAHNRAVERIWAARSPDLPIDSPAELVVLASIVEKETGVDGERGRVAAVFENRLKQGMKLQSDPTILYGLYGGEAWAQGRTLFQSDLDRPNPYNTYQIAGLPPGPITNPGVAALEATAQPAETKDLFFVADGSGGHVFSETYAEHQRNVTRWRQIEAERRAAGTGPTE